TGCAGAAATATCTTCTGCAAACTATCCTGCACGAGACTATGGTGCTTTAATTTATTGGAAATCACAATTGGAGCTTAAAATCAGGTTATGTAGACACATCTGAATATATTTTATCCTTTCTGTTGTGGATTTTAGGGATAAAGGCTGGTATGTTTGTTAGAGATGCCAAAACTCGGTGCCCTCACCTGACGGTTGTTCCTTATAACTTTGATGCATATGGGGAGGTATACCTTTTAGCTTACTATGATGATCATTTCATCTTGAACTTTGTTGGGATACTGCTTTTGTGAAAATTGAGGTGCTGGAATGGAACTATTGTAGGTTGCCGACCAGTTCTATGGTATTTTGCATAAATATTGCAGCAAGGTTCAGGTTTGTACTGTACTATCCTTTGCTTACTCAGCATGTTTTCACGTTGATACAATCCCTACACGATGATTGCCCCATATACATCCACAAGTCTAACAAAGTTATTTAGGCTTTGAGCTGTGATGAAGCATTTCTGGATATGACTGAATGCTTACACGATAATCCAGAGGAAGTTACACAGAGAATGAGAAATGAGATTTTTGGTACAACAAAGTGCACTGCTAGTGCAGGTATGGCTGAAAACATGCTCCTAGCCCGTTTAGCCACCAGATCTGCAAAGCCGAATGGACAGTTATTTATTTCATCTGAGAAGGTATGTGTTCATCTTGATTGTACCCATGCTTACCTTTGTATGTACTAGCTGAATTGAATGACGGTTCTCTTTGGAACAAAATTTTGTAGGAATTTTACCTATTTCCCGCATGTTTCTTGCACTTGAAACGAGCCTTTACAGTTGATTGCAACTGAGAGGTTAACCACAATTGCTTGTTGACTAAGAGTGCATGTGCTATTGTTTAGTAAATGTTACCTGTAATTTTTCTCTGGGCATATTAAATCTGATGAACTATGCCGTAGACTATTAATGGCTATTCAGCTTGGGAGTACGCGGTAAATAAGAAACAACCTTGGGAGTTTGTGACTTTGTGTCATGTACATATTTTTGTGGACAATTATTGAGTGTTGATTTAGTTTTGGTTCAAGACTTCAGATTACTAGTGGTATCTGGTTATCCTTTCAGTTACTGTGTTATTTGAGTTTAATGATTTCACTTTAGTCTTTACATATAGTTCAGTATAATTCAGGACAATTAATTAGTGCAAGGATTGTCCTTCTTATTATGGCacagttttgttttcttgcttAATCGGCTATCGATTCCAAGGAAATGAAATTTCTCTGAGCATCATTGTTACAGGCTGATGATTATTTGAATACCCTCCCTATCAAAGCACTTCCAGGCATCGGTTATACTGTTTCTGCTAAACTGAAATGCAAAGAAGTTGAGTACTGTGGTCAGCTTCGCAACATTTCAAAGGTTTGTCTACGTTATCTTTGTGTGGTTTAACATATAGTCATCCGCTCCCTTCAATGAAATTAAGAAGTGCATGGTCGAGTGGTTTACAAGTTTACTTATGCTTGCTTGACTGCATTTTACTAATATTGAATCGAACGAATATCAGTTCATCTTTGATATCTGCTATGCAATGACCATATCCATTTTCATAATCTCTAATCTCTAGGTCTATGCATGGTTTCTACTTTCTTTACTGATTCCATTCAACAAACTTTACTACCATGCAACCCTTCTTATGTAGGATGCTCTCCAAAAGGACTTCGGAAAAAAGATTAGTAACATGTTATGGAGCTATTGCAGAGGAATTGATCATTCTGTTGTTGAAGCTGTTCAGGTAGAAGCATTCTAGTTACTTTTTCTGTTGAGAGAACCTGCACTTCTATTGTCAAGGTGCCATTTTTTCGTGGGAACATGCATATTTGATGCCAGTTTTGTATTATGTTTGCATAACTAACCATGGTATCTTGTAACTGTTATGCTGTTAGCTCATTGTTTCAAACGCCTTGAATTAATTGCATTTTACTGTTGTTTTTGCCTGATTTGAATTTCTAACCAATTTCATATTGACATGCAGTATGCCTTCTTAATACAAGGGAACAAGAGCACCCCCAAAATTCTAAGAGTTGCTTTTCCAAACATATCCTTAGGAAGAAATTAATCACATGAAGGATGCAATAGATATGAAATCAGATTAATATTGCTAATTTCGTGCACATCACAATAAAATGTGGAAGATAATATTTCTTAAAGACGTAGAAAGTGTGCTACAATACATTCTCCTTTTCTCACAGATTGTAGCTGTCACAAACTTGGAATTACGAAAGGCATAGGGGAAAACGAAATATTATGTAAATGCTAATTTTTTCGCTTTTCAGCATTGCTTCCTTCCTGCAAATATGGATCACACCTTTTTGATTGGTTTTGAAAAATGATGCTTTCCTCCTAGCTTCTGCGCGTAGAATAGATTGTTTGCTGAAATGCAACTGTGTAATATGGCATTGCGTTAGTAAGAGCTGAACATAGCGTGTGCAATTAGACATGCTAGGACTTTTTATTTACTGCGAGCAAGGAAATGCTAGGACTAATGTGGTCTCCAagtatagtactccctccagccagaattacttgtcgaaatattacatgtatctagacgctttttaaacatagatacatccatatttgggcaaatttgagacaagtaatatgggtcagagggagtagttctttTGAATTGAATTAGCTGTTGACATGGATGCAGTATTTGCTTCTTACAGGGATCAAATGGCTTGATTTTATCGCTGATATTTAGCAGGAACTATGTTGATTTTAGTCATCCTTTCTTTTGGAATGGGATGCCCTGAGTTTTTTTTGCTTCACATATAATACAGGAAACGAAGTCAGTTGGTGCTGAAGTCAATTGGGGAGTCAGATTTAACGAGAACAAAGATGTGCCCCTTTCAACTTTTCTGTTATGTGTCATTTTTAATGCTACGCCTTTTTGTgtttaatatttttattcTCTGCAGGCGGATAACTTTCTTGTTAACCTCAGCAAGGAGGTTTCTTTACGCTTACAAGGATGTGGACTACAGGGCCGTACCATTACCCTTAAGGTTGTTTCTATTGATTACAAATCCTCTCTCCACTTCCGTGGCAATTGGTTGATGGTTCATAAACTATATATTCTGCCTTGAAGGTGAAAACAAGAAGGAAGGGTGCTGGAGAGCCAGTAAAGTTTATGGGGTGTGGTGACTGCGAAACCATGAGCCGTTCCACCACAGTAAGGGTTAAATTGTGCATGTGGATAGATCGAGTTGTGTCATTgtgttgtaattttaacttCTTTTTGCCTTTCTGCATCAATATGTTATTTGTGTCGTGGTGTTATTATTTTCACCATTTTGCAGCAAGGGTTAGGCAAGTATTTATCCTAAAACAAGTTCTCAGTTCTTAGTGCGCATGTGTTTTACCTGTTTTTTCTGTTGCATTCTAATGCGAAATGTGATATTTTTTATCACTGTTTTTGTAATCTTTTCCGATGCTGTTTCAAAGATAACAGGTGCAACTGACAGTTTAGTCACCCTTCAGAGAATTGCAAGGCAATTGTTTGCAGCTTTTCATGTTGGTAAGGTTGGCGCATTCTTTTTCATATCTGATATACACCCTTGTAGACTCTGCCATAAAAGTCTAGCCTTCTGTTGCGGTTACTTTGTTAAAGACTAAGTTCTGCAATGCCATATTCTAGATGTGAAGGAAGTTCGGGGAGTTGGACTTAAAATGTCGAAGCTTGAGCATGCAGATTCAGCTCGGGGAGGTATCTTGTAACTATTCAAATTTTCATATATCCGTTTCTCTCTCTAATGTTTAACACCCTTTTGGCCTTAGTATAAATCCGTCTTGCTATTCGCATCCGGATAACTAAAAATACTGGCAGGAGTTGGGCCTGAAATCACAGGCGCAAGTTAACCATTTTGAAAGTGGCTATGGTGCTTAGGAAGTTTTTTTGTTAGTTCTGACAAATTTAAGAGTACTGCTGAAGATAATGTGTATATCATTGCTGGAATAAACAGCTCTGTTGTGCTACAACTACTGGCAGGGGTGCATCCAGCAAAAAATTCCACTGGGGTTATTCTATTAAATATGTAATATAGTCATTGCCTACTTACAGGTGCCATTTTTATTTCTAAAGAGGATTCAGATTTGTACTGTCATCAGCTAGTCATTTGGGTCAAATGACCCCAATGCTTAGATGCTGGATCCACCCCTGACTACAGGTTTAACATCCAGCACATAAAGCCATAAAGGCTTGAGTGCTCTCACCAAACTAGATAGCATCTGTGAATAGCTATTGCACAAAATAAGTATGATTTCCTCTGTTTGGAAATACAATGCACATTTTGTCTTGCACATGACCAACGAGATATCAGAAGTGAGTAGACTATATCTGATATTTTCTCTAAAGTACTaccccctccgatccataataagtgtcggtaGATTTAGTACGGAGTTAGTagaaatttgtactaaattttgtactaaatagccggcacttattatggatcggagggagtatattcaATGCAATGCATGTATGGAACACAAAGTAAAACTGGATATTTGTTAGAGGTACAGAGGGAATAGCACACTTAGTTTGCATTCGAACATGAAATATGCCTATATTTATGAACAAGAAATATGCCTATATTTATGAACAAGAAATATGCATAATCAAGCTAATCAGTTAATGCATATGCCAGAACCACTGTAATATTTCCCACACATGTTGTTAGGGCTGAAAACAGAGCCGAATATTTGTGTCCTTTCCATGGAAAAACAGAAACCGAGAGGAAATATGGGAACGGAATTTTGCAGAACGGAAAGGAAATGGAAATTTAGTTGCCGAAACAGAAAGGTGGGCGGAACACTGGCGGAGACGGAATATTCTGTGTCCGTACATGTGGAGTTTTTGTTTGTCTTATTTTGTAGCCTAGTCTTGTTGGACCCAACCCAAGCCCATCCGCATCGACCACATGGTAACCTAAATACCTATTTTCTCCCCCGAGTCCCCTTAGTGACCCCCTTTGCGATCCCACATCCTCCATGTCTCCATGGCACCGCCACCCTCGGCCCCCAGTCTTCCCTGGTGCTGCTGCACTGACCACTGATTGGCACGGCAGCGCTTATGTTCTTTGTCCGATGCCTGTCCTCCACCCCTCTGACACCTACACCCCCGCTGACTTCAGTGTTCCGGCGAACACTCATTTTCATATCTGTGTCCGTATCTCATTAACCGTGTCTTTGTTTCCGGCAGTATCTGCTTCCTTATATGTTTTCGGGATTTTCATTTCTGCTTCTGCTAAAAAACCGGAAACAAATACAACAACACCCAATTTCGTCCGTTTTCGCTCAGTTTTCACTTTTTCAGCCCTAGTTGCTGTAGTGTTTATGTACCATTGCTTTTTAAAGCTAATCAGTTAAGTCATGTGATATCAGAAGGTGCCTTTCCAGGACATTAATGCAATAAGTTGACAACTTTTATTTCTTCCAGACCACCCTTATGACAGCTTGCCCTAGTGCTTcttaaatgttttttttaccaaaaatAGTGACATTGACAAAGCAGTCCAAATACTATGTCCAGGTTGCAATGTTGATAGTTTTATGCCCAAATCCTCTTAGGTGCACTGCATGTTCTCCCTTCCCTAGCGCTTAACTGATTTTATGCACTACTTATCTTCTCATGGTTGTTATTTTTCAATGAAGCACCACAAGGGAACATGCTTAAATCATGGCTTGGTTCATCATctgagaagctcaagaatCAGTGTAGGGAGGAAACCTGTTTGCTTGGAAACAATGATGATGCAGGTATCGTGCATTTCTGTTTTTCATATCAAAGGCGTTGTTTCCATCGTGTAGCAGATGCATTCTTCTGATGTCATGTTACATTATTCTTGCTTCATAGCATTGGATTTGCAAATTTTCCATCGTGTTAAAAAAACCGATTTTGACTTGTCAGAGTTTGTCTAGGAACCAGTGAGCTGCGAGCTTCGGGAAGCTCCAGACCATCATTTACGGGTGTGGCATCCCACTCATCAAAGGTGAACGTTACAAGTAATAGGTCCACCAGAGTTCCTCCTGTTGAGCTGCCACCATTATCCGAACTTGATTTGGAGGTCCTCAAGAACCTTCCTCCAGAGATAATGTCAGAAATGAATGACATGTACAAGGGAAAATTGCATGGTTTACTGGACATGACAAGCCGTGATGAAGGCAAGGAAAACAATTCAAAATCTCATGTTTTACCTGCTGTTACTCAGAACTCCGTACCTGTTTCTAATGCAAAGTTGCATGGATATGGAGAGTGCAGAGACTCCATGCATTTGGAAAAGCAGGATGATATTAAGGTGAGCTGAATAGTAAGCTTAAAACTGGAAACATGGTGGGGGCATACAGTTCAAAACTGCTACTTGTTATCTTCATACTTGGAACCATTCCTAGATTATTCTAATTGTTGCCATTACTCCCACAGGGAGCATCAGACGAGGAGTTCTCGGGTGTTCGAGCTGCCAATGCTTCTTGCTCAAGAGACAGTGAAGTGGTTGATGCAAAAGGTGTTACACGGCTTGATTTCATGCCTAATTCTCTAAGCCAGGCAGACTTAACAGTTCTGCAGGAATTACCTGAGGATGTCAAGGCTGATTTGTTTAATGTGCTTCCATTACATGGGCCAAGAGATCCAACATGCAGCATTTCCAATGTTACTGAAAATAAATCTCAGAGTGATGGAGGACCCGATGATCCAAAACATCCAGTGATTTGTCTTCTGCCGGGGTGGGTTGAACAGTTCAGGGTTAGCAGTTCCCTAATATTGAATGCTATTGCGGAGCAACACACAAATTCTATCTCTAGTCGACCTTTATCTTCCATTTTGGAGCATGTttcttcccttcttcctctgtgTCCTAACTCAGGTAGTGAAGAATGGAACAACACGCTTTCCTGCCTCTCTGAGCTTCTTACAGAGTACGTACACCTGAAAGTCGAGTCTGATATTGAAGAGCTGCACAAATGTTTCCGTCTTTTGAAAAGGTAAAGCATTCAATTATTCAACCATCATTAGATATGAATTTGTTGGAACATTCTTGCGGTTTTGTACAGCATAGTTACTGAAACATGAATTGATATTAGGCGTTGcagcctctctctctcccagaGGGATGTAATTAGTCATGAAACTGCATTGTTACTGTTAATTACTGAGCTTCTCATTGTAGGTTCTCGTCGGTATCTGATCTATTTCTGGAATTGCATGATAGGATTCTTCCTTTACTGCAGGTAAAAATCGACATGTTTAATATTATCATCAGTTGTTTCAACTTAAAAGTTAACCAGCACATGTCGCCCTGCACCACATGTGCATAAATTTGCAAGGTGGATGCACCTAGGTCCGTCAGTTCAGCAATTCAGAAACTGGATATCTAATTGCTTGGTCATTTTGTAGGATTCTGTCAGTCAGCATTATGGTGGGATACTGCATTTCTAATGAAGTTCAGGTGATACTAACAATTACGCGATAGAAAAGATTGGAGTGGTGCTGCTGTGCTGGTCTCTTTGTGCCATTGTTTTTCAACGGTGAAGCTGCCGCCATCACGCTACTTAACCATGGAGTGCGATTGGTTCTCCTTGTCTGCGGATATTGACTGAATCAGGGTTCTGAATGCCAGCCCTGTTGCTGCGTCATTTAGGAGGGGATCATGTACACATGTAAATATTACTTTCTGCATGAACGATGCCATGAGCTCGCGTTTTTGTTCTTCGAAACTAACTTGGCCTATTCACGTTTCAAATCCTTGATGTTACGCAAACCTTGTAATATGCCATTTCAGATCATGACGAGGCAACTGACACCCGTGTGAAATTTGGAATACACCGGTCCAGCTTGTATGCAATCTGTGTTGAGAACATTTCTGATCCTTGGATGAATGTATATGTATGACGTACTATTCAGTTCAATCTCGTTCTATGTCAAGACTAGCAAATCAGAACTTGTGGCAAGTTAAATAACTCAAATTGCCAATTGGAATTCGGACAGGAGAGTTCAAACTGCAAAAGGTACAGAGCTCGAAATGGAGCTTTATTGACTACTTAAGGAAACAGTTACAATCACGAGCATCCAATTGCTCGATGAAGCTAATTGGAGCAACAAAATACCACAGAACAGTACCATtatgtacaatgcaagatgtCTGGGTGGtgcttagaaaaattaaccggtttttgttaagcactgatgcttatttagactaaacagatgcctaacttggcacctcctctatacaaataagcactagtgcttaaaaaaatgtttggtttattttcgtaAGCACCTGTCTTAgcaccttgcattgtacatgctctaatGCGTCATCTTTCGACTACATCTTTCTCAACATGACtactctccttttttttatttaatcaAAGGGTTTTCCCagtttcattaatgaaaccaTATATAGTTATTACAAGGAGTCTTAACATAAAAACTGGAATAAGACTACCAGCAACAGATCTCTGAGACATGATCAGGAAGATACTAGGCCTATTACATGACTAGTCTCCTAGCTAGAGCCCTAAGCCCCTAAACCCTATGAAGCAAGCCTGGAGACGGAGATGGTCTTCTTGACCATCATGGAGCTCCCGCACTTTGCTCGGCTCCTCTCCTTGATGATCGGGTGCATCTTTCGCTGCCTCTGCTTCAGCATCTCCGGCGCCTCCACGACTTGTATCCTGCGCTGCCGCTTCGCGTTCTCCGCTTCTTGGTACCCTTCCTGGAACTTGCGCTTTGTGGCCTCCATGATCGTGTCGGCAGAGCAGAGCCCGGCACGGTCGCCGCGGACGACGCTAACGGCGGGAGCGGGAGACACCTTCTTCGGCAGCGGCGCCTCTTTGATTTTCATCATCTTCTTGGCTGTCGTCTCGAGGATCTTGCTGGCGGCCGGTTTCTTGGTTGCAGGGACATGCTGTTGGCCGGCGACGGTCTTCTTGTTGCTGGGCAGCGGAATCTGGTCCAGATTCTCCATGGCCGCTTGGACCGTGACGAGTTCGTCCTGGACCGACGCCCTCCACCGGCTCATGATGCCGCTGGCGAGGACGCGAACTCGCTCCGAGTCGTGCTTCAGCAGAGCGCCGACGGCCTTGGCGAGATCGGTGGTGGCAAGAACCGTCGGCATCGCAGGAACGAGCCGCAGCGTCTCGAGGGATTCGGCCATGACCTCGTCGAGGACGAGGCAGAGCCGCTCGGCCTCGCGGGCGTCGTCCGTGGCGTTGCAGAGCAGCTCCAAGATGTCTCCCCTGATGCGCCGGAACTCGTCGCGGCAGAGGTCAGGGTCGGCGGCCTCGATCGCGGCGTCGATGCTGGCGAAGGCGGCGAAGAAGGGCTTCCAGCGGCGGAAAGGGCTCtgcgcggccatggcgacaGGCGAACGCGAGAGCACGAATCTGGGGCTTGGATGGATCGACAGCAGGTGGCTTGAGGAGGAAGGGATTAAGGGAACTTCGCAATTCGGCTGATGGATCTCCTCAGCTTATATCGAGAATCGGGAGTACGAGTAATGCTCGAAGTCGGACTCAGAGCAAGGAAGCGCGTGCTTCAGACCTCCTGTCCGAATTGAATCGGGTTCAAGAATAAACCGCAGACGCACGCGCGCAGCCATGTGTTGCGCGGGCGCTACGTAAACTTGGTCGGCTTCCATGGCATCGAGCCTGACAGCGGACAGCCTGAGCCATGTCCTACAGGAGCTCCTGAGCCGACGACGGCAAGTGTTTGCTCGTGGTTTTGGACGGGCTATTCACCAGCGACGGTCGTGGTGCTCCAGCGTGCCCGTGGTTTGGTTTGCAGGCACCATGCCACGCTTGGCATCCAAGCGTGCAAATCCAAATCAATTTACCAAATATGAACGGATTTTTCTCGAGTTAGATATGACAAGACGACTGTCAGTCTGTCATGATTCAGTTTATTCACTTAAGAGTTGCACGGCGCTTAGTTTTTGTTAGCTAGTCGGCAGAGGCCAGCGACGCGCTATAATGGTTTGGAAGTAGTCCCGCTAAAACTATGATGATTTAGCGCTAAACAGAAGAAATGCTAATAGCCCAACAAACTGGACATGATTTAGAGCTAAATCTTCatcaccgaaccaaaaacaTCGGCCCAAGGGATCGTTCGTCCGGCCCATTCCCGATTCCCTCTTTTGCCCTTTGTAAATCACCACGTGAACCTAGCCTCGTTCCCGGCTACTCTTCTCTCTAAAaattccgtccaacaaaaaatgtctcaactttaactaaatttgaatgcatctatacactaagtcatgtttaaatacattcaaattttgacaaacttgagatatttttgttggacgaaaaGAGTAGTTGAGTCCAGTGGACGATTTGCAACGGCATCATTACATGTGATATACAAATAAGAATCTATTCAAATCCAAATCGCTTAGGACAATCTCTAAGGGTGTGTTTCGCTCAGGGTTGGGGCCAACCCATGCGGACTCGCTCGGACAAGACCATTGTTTGGTTGCCAATTAGCTCGTGGGCGGGTCCACCAGGAGAGAATATTCGGCCCAGATGCTGGTCTGCGTGACTCGACCAAATCGGCCGCATCATGCGGCTCACGGGCTTTTCGTCTCTCTCGCCGTCTCTCCCCtcttctccccctcctcctccccaccttGGCTACTGCGGACCCTGACAGCAAGTGACGGCCTCGAGCGCGACCACTTCCTTTGTGTCACCGCTGCTGGTCGGGccaccgtctcctcctcctcctcctcctcctcctttgtCAACTCTACAAGAGCATCAATGGGTGGCCC
This is a stretch of genomic DNA from Brachypodium distachyon strain Bd21 chromosome 1, Brachypodium_distachyon_v3.0, whole genome shotgun sequence. It encodes these proteins:
- the LOC100831516 gene encoding DNA repair protein REV1 isoform X1, producing MSSCSSGRRSSPPMAASPGQKRARGDDPASPSKPDSDSAPAKNPRRAFSSSPFADFGSYMSAKNSKLAAQFDADAAISAATPGGVFAGVSIFVDGFTIPSSQELKEIMLNNGGRFVNYFSRHTVTHIICTHLPESKMRNMRAFSKGLPVVKPAWVVDSLAENRLLSCVPYQISQHNSSSRKQMKLSAFFAGKQKGMHHQGDRNDESTDPDFHTVSAQAGSQDQNESCEKEGSLMNAEVAEDSLSSVEREVPTSDERDGEDFAVDEDYSACETAFSGSMDDGMDDKLYVADSPDAMSMCPDVCGTGSAGSHLSLGLLEKDAAKSSSRSHSTLTDPNFVENYFKHSRLHFIGTWRNRYRQRFSNLLQAKSSKGNNGHMEKKKIIIHIDMDCFFVSVVIRNRPELHDKPVAVCHSDNPKGTAEISSANYPARDYGIKAGMFVRDAKTRCPHLTVVPYNFDAYGEVADQFYGILHKYCSKVQALSCDEAFLDMTECLHDNPEEVTQRMRNEIFGTTKCTASAGMAENMLLARLATRSAKPNGQLFISSEKADDYLNTLPIKALPGIGYTVSAKLKCKEVEYCGQLRNISKDALQKDFGKKISNMLWSYCRGIDHSVVEAVQETKSVGAEVNWGVRFNENKDADNFLVNLSKEVSLRLQGCGLQGRTITLKVKTRRKGAGEPVKFMGCGDCETMSRSTTITGATDSLVTLQRIARQLFAAFHVDVKEVRGVGLKMSKLEHADSARGAPQGNMLKSWLGSSSEKLKNQCREETCLLGNNDDAGTSELRASGSSRPSFTGVASHSSKVNVTSNRSTRVPPVELPPLSELDLEVLKNLPPEIMSEMNDMYKGKLHGLLDMTSRDEGKENNSKSHVLPAVTQNSVPVSNAKLHGYGECRDSMHLEKQDDIKGASDEEFSGVRAANASCSRDSEVVDAKGVTRLDFMPNSLSQADLTVLQELPEDVKADLFNVLPLHGPRDPTCSISNVTENKSQSDGGPDDPKHPVICLLPGWVEQFRVSSSLILNAIAEQHTNSISSRPLSSILEHVSSLLPLCPNSGSEEWNNTLSCLSELLTEYVHLKVESDIEELHKCFRLLKRFSSVSDLFLELHDRILPLLQDSVSQHYGGILHF
- the LOC112269999 gene encoding probable mediator of RNA polymerase II transcription subunit 26c, producing MAAQSPFRRWKPFFAAFASIDAAIEAADPDLCRDEFRRIRGDILELLCNATDDAREAERLCLVLDEVMAESLETLRLVPAMPTVLATTDLAKAVGALLKHDSERVRVLASGIMSRWRASVQDELVTVQAAMENLDQIPLPSNKKTVAGQQHVPATKKPAASKILETTAKKMMKIKEAPLPKKVSPAPAVSVVRGDRAGLCSADTIMEATKRKFQEGYQEAENAKRQRRIQVVEAPEMLKQRQRKMHPIIKERSRAKCGSSMMVKKTISVSRLAS
- the LOC100831516 gene encoding DNA repair protein REV1 isoform X2 — its product is MSSCSSGRRSSPPMAASPGQKRARGDDPASPSKPDSDSAPAKNPRRAFSSSPFADFGSYMSAKNSKLAAQFDADAAISAATPGGVFAGVSIFVDGFTIPSSQELKEIMLNNGGRFVNYFSRHTVTHIICTHLPESKMRNMRAFSKGLPVVKPAWVVDSLAENRLLSCVPYQISQHNSSSRKQMKLSAFFAGKQKGMHHQGDRNDESTDPDFHTVSAQAGSQDQNESCEKEGSLMNAEVAEDSLSSVEREVPTSDERDGEDFAVDEDYSACETAFSGSMDDGMDDKLYVADSPDAMSMCPDVCGTGSAGSHLSLGLLEKDAAKSSSRSHSTLTDPNFVENYFKHSRLHFIGTWRNRYRQRFSNLLQAKSSKGNNGHMEKKKIIIHIDMDCFFVSVVIRNRPELHDKPVAVCHSDNPKGTAEISSANYPARDYGIKAGMFVRDAKTRCPHLTVVPYNFDAYGEVADQFYGILHKYCSKVQALSCDEAFLDMTECLHDNPEEVTQRMRNEIFGTTKCTASAGMAENMLLARLATRSAKPNGQLFISSEKADDYLNTLPIKALPGIGYTVSAKLKCKEVEYCGQLRNISKDALQKDFGKKISNMLWSYCRGIDHSVVEAVQETKSVGAEVNWGVRFNENKDADNFLVNLSKEVSLRLQGCGLQGRTITLKVKTRRKGAGEPVKFMGCGDCETMSRSTTITGATDSLVTLQRIARQLFAAFHVDVKEVRGVGLKMSKLEHADSARGAPQGNMLKSWLGSSSEKLKNQCREETCLLGNNDDAGTSELRASGSSRPSFTGVASHSSKVNVTSNRSTRVPPVELPPLSELDLEVLKNLPPEIMSEMNDMYKGKLHGLLDMTSRDEETPCIWKSRMILREHQTRSSRVFELPMLLAQETVKWLMQKVLHGLISCLIL